The region ACCGACCAACTGATTGACTTACAACCTTGTGAAATACAATGTTATATTTTGCCGACAGGCACTACACAACAAGAAGCAAGGACTAGAGCGGAGACCCTCCAACTGGGGTCAGTAATAAATATACGGTAAAATTGTGACATTGTATTCCCAAGTCTCGTACCCGAATTGGGTGTGGAGCCGGGTAGGGTAAGGTAGGGATGACCCAATTTAAAATGAGCAATGTGCCGAAAGTCTATGAGATTAATAATAGAGATGGTCCCATTGTGAAGACTTGACGGCTTTTGATGCACCCATCATGTTTCCAATCAATCTCATTCATTTTACTCTACCCGTATGTAAATGTTAAGAATGATTGATGGCAGTCAATAAATGAATGAATAGAAGAGGTGAAGAAGAACAACTTTATAGAGTTGGTAGCAATAAAGAGTTGACTTTTATCTCACAACTTCCAAAACTATGAGCTCATGTGTGACCCTCTttcaaaaccaaaacatttaaCAAACCTATTTTCATTGATTTTTGTGGGGTTTACTTTGTCTATTGACTTTGAAATTTGAGTTCCCCATTTTTATCTGATAAAGATTTGAATAAACACAACCATCTTCTCAGTTTAACATATAGTTGAAAtggcatgcatgcatgcatgtgaGAAAGAAGCAAATCATATGCTAAATTCAGCGATGGATTTGCTGCAATATTTTATTGGATGGATCTTCTACTTCAAATAAATTTCTTAATTATCTACCAACTCACAAATTATAAATGTCTTTTGCTTTAAATGACTCACCACTTTTTACATGTTGAAGTAAAAATGAGTGATGTTTGACATTTTGTTTGAACAATGTCAATCAcattttcttttggaatttttggcTCATTTGTTgtagggtttttttttgtaattgaggagaatacaaggattaaattagataaaattttggacattataattataataatatatggaAAATTATCCGTCTGTGACAAAGCAAACTGAGGGTATGATTTGAGTTAGagagtataataaaatataaaatataaataaacgggatgtttttcttattttaaattttttatatttattctacAATGATACATTTTTAGGGTTTATAATTATTTCTGTTAATAATGTTTTTTTCAAGCTTTGATTTTACATTCTTCTATTGGAAATATAATCTGTCTTATTACTACACCCAACACTTgttaatatgaatttaataaaattaaactaaaaattctctTACATGTGTATCTGGGGAAAtcatgtatttaaaaataatatacattaattaatgaaaataaggtttgaaactaataataacacatatacatatatatgaaattaaaataaaaaaatagttttaattgtgagtaaaataaaattaatacatCAGATTAAGAATATTAAGTAcaattcaattgttttttttttttgagttggtATATGATACCAACTTAATCATggcattattaatatatacaaacaatgtaagtaaaatattttgtataataacattgaaatatatatatatatataaaaacattaaaataaaactttggttgGAGTTGTAAGAAAAAGATTTTATAGATGTTAGTGTGGCATGGGTTAGATCTTCacatatgtaattttatattggttttattaaaaatgtaaaaggaCAAAAATACTCATGTaagtatataatttatttcaaatatgtaaCGATGATGTAGTAGTTTTCTAACCGAGTTAGTGCCCAGTTGATTTATAAGGCCAACTCAAATAGAAGTTTAAATAACAGTATAGATAactgtaaattttttaaattattaataaaagtaTTTAGAATTTTATGCTAAAtaacatttatattatttatttcttattcttttcaaaattaaagattttttttttttggaatttaatcaattaaatttgCATCACTTGGCTCATGATATCAAATTTAATCAGTCATTTCGTAATAATTAGAGTACGGGTGAAACATATTTatgtaacaaatttataaaaattgataaaaaaaaattgaagactttgactttttttcttaattaagattaaaaataaaaaagatcaaATCTTTGGCGTTCAAGTGACGATGACTTAAATCCTAAACCTGTGACAAAATTTTTAACCACTTATTTGGATTATTGGCAAAaactaattttttgttaaatatcAAATTCCAAGTACAATAATACACCAACTAATATACTTTGgcatatgattttattttagtaaattttgttaagatttttttttaaaagaaaaaagcaCTAAGAAAAAggcatgatgatgatgatgatgttgataaGCATAGAAAGGGGTAAAGATTCTTGTATAAAGACAGTGTCGTCCTATACTAatcattatgtatatatcaaaCAAAAACTTAGTGGAATCAATGAATAATGTAACATATGATAGTATTAGTAGCTTAGCCTTTGTTTGTTGAGCAGTCACCACTACCATCACTTGCCGACAAGAATTATCGTCTAAATTCAAACAACACAAtgaatttgtaataataataaaaacaacactGTAAACTCTAATTCTTACAAACACACTCTCAAGTCTGAACCTTTCATGAGCTTTGGAATgtttaaaagctaaaaattgaTGATTTGATGGGAAAAAAATAACACTTGAAGCTATGAAAAAGACTTGGCACTTTCTTTCATGGTGGGGCTCCACTCTCCCAACGACCCAAAAACATAACACAGGGAAATGTAGATAAGATGGGAACAGTTACGAGTGCTTCTCCACCTACAATGGCTTGGTCTCTCAATTCTTTCCCAGGTTGAGGTTGCTGGCCCATGTACTGAACTATGGCTCAGGACGGCCCCGGGAACCTATGCCAAAAAACTTCACATCCTAGGTTCCTCCACCCAAATTCTAATATAATCATGGTCCGACAATGCTAACGCCCCAACCTTCTTACCTGTCTCTCCGGTCTGACCATGTTGTTATCACATGCTTCTGCCAACAAAAAAGGACATTCAGCTTAATGATGATGTTCATTGTTCACTTCAAGTTCAACTTACAATGATGAAGCTAATTGTTTCCGAATGTTTGTCGATAAAATAACTCAAGAAATAAGTAACAACCATAGCCACATATCCTAAAGATGAATTGAGCCCTATCTAAACAACTCTGATAAAAAAAATGTAGTTGAATCTACTAGCGAGCCCATAAAAGCACTTGCTTGCATCACAAGTCACAAAAATTAAGGCAGAAATCACATCTATCTAGGTACCGATACAGCAAGGTCAGGCAAATTACCTGTTTCGGCAGAAAGAACATACCTAAACTTGGAATTTTAGTTCCAGCTTCAGTTTGCGGAAAGTCCCTCGAGATGGGCGTAAGAAAGACCACCTAGCATCCAAGCTTAAGTAGCTCAGACCAGAAATGCTGAAAGGGTTTTTCAGCAAAACCTTCCCAAACATTTTTCAATACATCTAAGAACAAATGATATCAAATCAAAATCGGAAGGTAGCATATATGCCAAACCAGATCATGTAAGATACGATATTACTCGAGATAAACAGAACATAAGTTCTTTATGCTGAAATGATATGACTTGTAAAGGAAAAATTGTACAGTTTCCTTCGTGCTCTCTAACTTGTATTCATGAAAACTTACCAGCAAATTGAAATGGCTTCAAAAATCATGCTAAGGTAAAAGATACTGTGAGGCTGAGCAGAGTGGTAGAAATACAATATTCAATCCCAATCAATGCTTTTTCTTCCCACTTAACTCTCCCAAAATCTTCTAATGAGTAAGTAAACTAATACAAAATGAGGGGAAAGGTtgtaaaaagaatataaaaaatcttacaaatttctaaagaaatggaagaaaaagggaaaaacgtTACACTGAGGATGTTTCAACAAGAACCTCATTTAGTACATCATCCTCAACATTTGCTGATGCGAAAAGCTCAGCATCCTTCTCTTCATCGTTGGAAAAATCCCGCCTCTCGAGCTTCAAGTGTGCTGCTATAAATATCAACTTTTGAGCCCTGTCCATGCCTATCCTTGACTGCTCATGTGCACCTACCCATTTCAAGAAAGACCAATTGCATTTGAATCCGCATGAAGTTGAATGGAGGAAAATAAGCCTAACCGCAACTTTCCCTAGGGACTTGAACTTGGTAAGATAAGTTTCCCAAACAAGTCTACTGCTTTGGGGATTAGCAATTTTCATCTTCCCTGTCACTAGATCTCTCTCCTTCATCTGTACTGCTCGTGCATATACCTCATCAAGACCTTCTGTTCTCCATTTCATAAGTTCCATAAGAGCAATATGAGCCTCTTCCCTAGATACAAGCCTAGTTATCAGCTTATCAACATCTTTCTCTTGCTCAAGTGTCAAGCATTTGAATGGGGGAAGGTACCTCCCACTCATGTCTTTGATCAAATAAAGAGGATCAAGTACATATGCAGCGGCCCAAGCCGGGTGGTAGTTCTTCTTGAACCGCTTTTCAATCACTTTCTCTACTGGGCCTTCTGCAATGTGAAATCTTGAGCACCAATCCTTCACTTTGGTTCTAAGATCATCCCATAGTGGTAGGCACTGCCCAACTAGTGGTCTTTCTGTCTCAATCACTTTAGCCATTTCTTTGATCAACTTAACCAATGAATGCACCGCCTCTAACTCACTCCAAAACCCCGTATCTCGAATCATCTCTGCAATTTTCCTGGCAAATGGATCCTCCATGGATAACATCTTAAACGTTTCGTCATGCAAAAGCAACTGAAATGCCCGAGCTGAGTTTAATATATCTTCAAGCATTGTATACACTGGTCCAAAATCCAAGCTTTCAGTATCATGCAAAGGCATTCGTAATAAACCAGCACTCCCAAACTCATGCAACTGATGCTTTTGAAAGCAACTTTGGATTTGACTCGTCTTATTTACGAAATTTGCAAGCTTCAAGGAATTCTCGGTCACAGTCTTGAACAAAGGAAGCTCCTTGCTAAAGTCCTTAATCAAACTATTAAAGCCCTGAAACATGCAAGAAAGATTAACCATCCACTGATGCCGGTTCTCCAAATTCCTCAACGCTTTACCATTAAACTTATCAGCAACAATCCCAGCACACTGCTGGACGGCGTTGCCGCAAATTCCTGTTACCGTCTCCCACAGCACCTCCTCGGCGTATTTTGAAGGAACGGAACCACTAAGAAAGAATGCTCTTCTATACAAACTAGTCCCGTTAGGTAAATTCACGGTCAAATTCACCAAGCTGTCTTCCCCACTAGCAAACCTCTTGACTTTCCACCCATCGGATGAAACCTGAAAGAACAGAGCATCTCTAATCCTTGCTTCGGATTCAGCTTTCACTGCTTCATATTTAGCATCCAATCTACTCCCAGCAAGCACCCTCCTGGAAACCGGTGGCAACCCAACCCGGTTAAGAAAGTCTCTGAACTTGGGATGTTCAAGGCTCGAAAATGAAACCGACCCACAACACTCGTAAACCCAATCAGCTAATAGATTAACTGCGCATTCAATCTGGGACTTGCTTAAAGTTGGTCCAGGTGATGTTTTAGGACTTTTTAGCTTCTTCACACTATCTTCTAACATAGCCAAGGCACCAAAATCCTCTTTCCCTCCAGACAAAACCAATTGCTGCTGATGTTGTACCGAATTGCCACCACTCACCGTCATAGTCGTCCCAGGAGACGGCGAGTAATCTGACTCCCCGCAATACCTTGATGGATCAACAATAGCCAACGGAGTAGCTTGATAAGAACAACCCGGAACCGAGCCAACAAGGACCCCGCCAGTGGCAGTTACAGTAACAGAAGAAGAACGTCGTTTTCTATTACTTTGAGTAGTAGCGGTGGCTGCTGTCATCGTTGTTGGAGATGGAGAAACAGATGAAATGGGTTTAGCAAGTGAGTTAAAGTTGGGACAGGTTCCCCTTTTTAGATGCTCTGAAGCCGTTCTTGAAGGATTAGAAGCTGAGAAGACGGCGTCGCAAAAAGAACACCGGAGCTTTACAGCTTTGGGGAGTCCGGTATCAGTGTTATGAACGAGCATGGGCTCGAGATGAGCCCAATACCAAGCTCCTTTGCCTTTTATAGCCTTGGTTCGAACCATGACTAAACCTTCGTACCTTTTGTGGACGGCCTTTGCTGTTAACTCGTCGGCAGAGATTGAATCCACTGGAGTCGTCGTTGTATTAGTCGTGGCAGCCATTACAAAGGaccaaaatgaagaaaaaaatggaaattttggTAACTCCTTTTGGAGCTTCACTGAAAAATTCTCCTCCTTGTTCTTGTcatcatcattttcttcttctgcTATAGTCAACGATGATTAATGAATGGGTTTTTACATTCAACCGGGAAAATCCACCGGTGCTGACCGGATCTTGATTCCCCGGCGACACTTCATGcagacttttttttttcctttttctccaCTTTTTTGGGGTTCAAGTTATTGTTTTGCAGCAGAAATTTCAAAGCCAAAAAAAAGGGccatagaaaaagaaaagaaaagcaaggGGGGGGACATGAAAGTCGAAAGGGGGTTATTATATTGAGGGAAATAACACGCGCCGTCGAGGTGAGAGTGGGGAAGGGAAAGGGGAACATGTTGATGGGAACTGGTGCAATGAGGTATAACACCAAAGCCCCACGTACGAAGACAATTACTACCTTACATTGGTTGTCACGAACAGGTAATTGGAGAGTACAAAACACGCGCCTTCAAAGGTTCTAGTTTTGGTATCACATTCATGTTTCCACCATTattacttataaaaaaaaatcaaaccattttttttttcttgctttCCCTATCGTGGTGGTGGTGGTGTTGGGTCTTCTTTGTCCTTTCtgtttcttttccttcctttttcctttgagaatttcattcttttttaattaaaaaaaaaaagaaattattttcacCTACAGCAGTTAATTCCATATCCATCGTACTATGCTCTCTATTCCTATATATTTAATGAATTCTTGGACGGTGTAATTTAACCATAGAATTGCAGGAATTATAATTGGGTGTGACTAATACTATATTACCATACTTGGCATATGTTAtgatacatatacatatgtatgtataGCTCCTTATTTTATCCAAGGTAAAGTTTACTTACTTTCCACACGAACAAAAAGGGTAAAGCATTAAAGagagatatatacatatatataggctGTTCTTTGGTTGTGTCTCTTCATTTCTTCTCCATTATTGCCATCAAAGAAATGCTTTCTTAACAATAATATGGATTCAATGTCGATGCAGCATTTGAGTGCAAACCCAGATAAGCTTTTCAAGAATGAAGCTTAAGTTTATAATTCTTCTCCATTATTGCCATCAAAGAAATGCTTTCTTAACAATAATATGGATTCAATGTCGATGCAGCATTTGAGTGCAAACCCAGATAAGCTTTTCAAGAATGAAGCTTaagtttataataataataataaaagtgagtactatcatattttttttccttgaGAAGCTTTATTTTATGTGCATGATTTTTTCTGAGTTTGTTTGGTAAGGGGATGGTTGGACTGTGACGAAAATATAGAAAACTACAAATGTTAaatttctctttcatttttttttaaatgaaatatcAAAACTTTTAGGTAATTTTATAgaactttttaatttatttatgttattaataattatatttatatatttttcaacttataatttaatagtttttgGGAGTAGGGAATGGAAGAAGAAATCAAAATTGTTGGCTAGGGAAGGTGGATGACAATTGGGTTAacatatgatttttatatttgattcaaTGGATCTCTATAACTGGGGCATTAAAAGTTGACATTTGATTGTCTTATCGTATAATACCATCGACTTTAAAAACTGAAGTTTGATGGTGGGTAAGGAAAGCAATAATGTTCGGCATCGGATTGATTGGACTGGAAATTAATTTGGAGAACAATATCGAAATTTGttgaatcaattaaaaaataagttaaataatatattttacttttttaatatttttttaatttgatccgaCTAACGAATCGAATTAAtggataaaataatttaattattaatccgattctaaaaaaattaaaagaaagagaTATCTAACTCATTAATTGactcttgaataaaaaataactaaagtaaGAAAAATTTAGTTTccataaaagatatatgagttcTTTTTATGAGGATAACttctatatattaaaatatggCGCGTTTTAATTACACTCTTTATTATCGAAATGacgtttattttaaaaaaaaattattttaaactgTAATTACTAAGATATAgcaattacattttattataattaggCTTATGGGTAtaaaaaattctcaaattttttcaaaaaaagtaattaagtctctACTTTTTTTTGCACTCGTTTAggtacttaaactttcaaaatgcatcaaaaagtccctcaaactttttcaaaaaagcaattaagcctctgATATTTTTTGTACTCAATTAGGCACTTTAACTGTCAAATGCATAAAAAAGACCCTTTGACCGTTAAATTTAACTAAtcctatttttttcaattaaagccaaCCCGTGTCATAATTACAGCGTGACATAtggcaaaaaattataaaaataaaaatcactaaaagtcataaaaatattaaattttaataaaaattagaaaaaaatatataaaaatcataaaaatttataaaaaaaattgtaattttttataaaagtcataaaaaattttataaaatgcattaaaaaggtcatttaaccattaactttaactGTTGATCGTTAAAGTTAACGAgtctcaatttttttaattaaagcaaTCATGTGTCGCAACATAGCATGACATGtggcgaaaaatgataaaaaataaaaatcaataaaagttatagaaaaattataaaatgtttcttttagtaaagttatagaaaaattataaaatgtttcttTTAGTACTAtcatttttatacttatttttacgatttttatatttctttacatttttttataattttttatgattttataatttttttctaatttttaatagtttttttatagtttttttaattttaatattttttttataacttatattgatttttttatcatttttcttacATGTCACGCTGTGGATGTGACACGTGgtggctttaactgaaaaaaaaaattagggtcaGTTCAAGTActtaattgagtgcaaaaaacaAAATAGGGGCttaattgtctttttttttaaataggaattttttatgcattttgaaagttcaattaCCCAAGTGAGTACAAAAAAAAGGTcaaagcttaattttttttttgaaaagtttgagggATTTTACACCCTTGAGCCCTATAATTATAAGAAATTCTAATTTAGATAAATTATAATATGATCCGACCAATGAACTAATGGACAAAATAATTCGATCATTGATCCGGTTCTAAAAAGATTGAAAGAAAGAGATATCCATTATAGCttatgaatttcaaaaaaaaacaaataactgGAGTATGAAAAAATTAGTTTCGATTAATTGTAAAATAGACATAGAAGATGTATAAATTCTATTCCAATACATTTTCTTGTGAGGATaacttttttatgttaaattatgatgTGTTGTAATTATTCTTTTTActattgaaatgataatttaaaaaaaattatttttgaacaaCAAATAATTAGACAAATTGTAATTATTAAGATATACGGGTATTTGGTAAACAGTATTTTGAGCCTTTTTTAGCTGCTTTGGTCACAAATGGAAGATTGGGTAGCCAAACCTTCTAATTGTAGTGTTTGGTGAATGGAAGTTTTGCAAGAGCTTGTTGAGTTAAAACCTCCAAAACAAGAAATGTTAGGATGGGCAACATTTTTAAACAATTGATTGGGAATGATATATGTGGAATGATAAACCTGAGCATGCATGCTAAAAAATTACTACATTTGCCACATGTTCTCAAACCTAATAGGGGTGCCAAAATATCAGTAGCATTCGTTCTTTCAATTTCACTTTCACCTTTAATGTCCAAAGtaaatctccaaaaaaaaaaaaaaaactctaccgTGAATCTACAAAAATTAACATTATCGCGATAAATTTTCAATCTATCCCATTCATCCTTGAATATTTATGTGATAATATGCCACTCTAAGATAAAGTCATGTCATCacctaaaaaaaactttaaaagaaattattaaaaattataaaataaggtataaatggaataaaatattaacttttttcaTGTGACGAAATGGCACGACCTTAGAGTTCCACATAATCATACCTTAACAAAATTCAAGTTTAGggagttaaaatttatatttatttaatctcCTTCAAATGTCAAACAATCTTTATGATCATTAATTGGTCCTTgaaaaaattagtataaataattaatagta is a window of Gossypium hirsutum isolate 1008001.06 chromosome D08, Gossypium_hirsutum_v2.1, whole genome shotgun sequence DNA encoding:
- the LOC107931296 gene encoding uncharacterized protein — protein: MAATTNTTTTPVDSISADELTAKAVHKRYEGLVMVRTKAIKGKGAWYWAHLEPMLVHNTDTGLPKAVKLRCSFCDAVFSASNPSRTASEHLKRGTCPNFNSLAKPISSVSPSPTTMTAATATTQSNRKRRSSSVTVTATGGVLVGSVPGCSYQATPLAIVDPSRYCGESDYSPSPGTTMTVSGGNSVQHQQQLVLSGGKEDFGALAMLEDSVKKLKSPKTSPGPTLSKSQIECAVNLLADWVYECCGSVSFSSLEHPKFRDFLNRVGLPPVSRRVLAGSRLDAKYEAVKAESEARIRDALFFQVSSDGWKVKRFASGEDSLVNLTVNLPNGTSLYRRAFFLSGSVPSKYAEEVLWETVTGICGNAVQQCAGIVADKFNGKALRNLENRHQWMVNLSCMFQGFNSLIKDFSKELPLFKTVTENSLKLANFVNKTSQIQSCFQKHQLHEFGSAGLLRMPLHDTESLDFGPVYTMLEDILNSARAFQLLLHDETFKMLSMEDPFARKIAEMIRDTGFWSELEAVHSLVKLIKEMAKVIETERPLVGQCLPLWDDLRTKVKDWCSRFHIAEGPVEKVIEKRFKKNYHPAWAAAYVLDPLYLIKDMSGRYLPPFKCLTLEQEKDVDKLITRLVSREEAHIALMELMKWRTEGLDEVYARAVQMKERDLVTGKMKIANPQSSRLVWETYLTKFKSLGKVAVRLIFLHSTSCGFKCNWSFLKWVGAHEQSRIGMDRAQKLIFIAAHLKLERRDFSNDEEKDAELFASANVEDDVLNEVLVETSSVLLTH